The Thiohalomonas denitrificans genome contains a region encoding:
- the cpaB gene encoding Flp pilus assembly protein CpaB, translating into MINRRTSIILLVALGLGVMAALTANQWVQSRLSGGEQQDKNTTTVASLEIPFGRRIEESDVRLVSIPKEAVPSGSFARREDVVGRIASQTIYPGEVIHQSKAVEHLQGSSLAAVIEPGHRAVTVRVNDVIGVAGFLLPGNRVDVIASRKDRNREASSRILLMNKKVLAVDQTASPERNEPVIVRAVTLELTPEEAEKLVEATEEGSLQMALRNPGDQKIKVAEKPEPKPKPKPKRAAPARNWNYVTIIRGVDSENLRVQM; encoded by the coding sequence ATGATTAATCGCAGGACTTCCATCATTCTTCTGGTGGCGCTGGGCCTCGGGGTGATGGCGGCATTGACGGCCAACCAGTGGGTCCAGTCACGACTTTCCGGGGGTGAACAACAGGATAAAAACACCACCACCGTCGCTTCCCTTGAGATCCCGTTCGGCAGGCGTATCGAGGAGTCGGACGTACGCCTGGTATCGATTCCCAAGGAGGCGGTCCCTTCCGGTTCGTTCGCAAGGCGGGAAGATGTAGTCGGACGTATTGCCTCGCAGACCATCTATCCCGGAGAGGTCATTCACCAGAGCAAGGCGGTGGAACACCTGCAGGGCAGCTCTCTGGCTGCCGTCATCGAGCCGGGTCATCGCGCGGTGACGGTCCGTGTCAATGATGTCATCGGCGTGGCGGGGTTTTTGCTGCCGGGTAACCGGGTCGATGTGATTGCCTCCCGCAAGGATCGCAATCGGGAGGCCTCTTCGAGAATCCTGCTCATGAACAAGAAGGTGCTGGCGGTGGACCAGACCGCCTCGCCGGAGAGAAACGAGCCGGTAATCGTGCGCGCGGTAACACTGGAACTCACCCCCGAAGAGGCGGAGAAACTGGTCGAGGCGACTGAGGAGGGCAGCCTGCAAATGGCACTGAGAAACCCCGGCGATCAAAAGATCAAGGTGGCAGAGAAACCGGAGCCGAAGCCCAAGCCCAAGCCGAAACGTGCGGCCCCGGCCCGCAACTGGAATTACGTCACCATTATCCGGGGAGTGGATAGTGAGAACCTCCGTGTACAGATGTAG
- a CDS encoding P-loop NTPase family protein, whose protein sequence is MSYSPQTVETLENSSMETTAKRPRSLQETGLKEELLLSLLLKQILKMGPTDLADLVREVALPGVVLEPLIHYLRREAQLEVRSSTDGGVRYGLTERGRTAALDAVMRDGYTGPAPVPLEAYLNIVGWQSSSRRQITAEQLRSKFSDIVIEQHILDRLGPALHSGRSMMVYGSPGSGKSFISRCLGRVLDDPVLVPYAVQAGGITVRVFDPEYHRPRLEANAREARIDSGHDPRYRLCDRPVVSAGGELTLEMLELHYDPASCEYRAPLQMRANNGLLIIDDLGRQRVPPEAILNRWIVPMEEGSDYLHSHGGAQFVVPFDVILLFSTNYPPTELADEAFLRRIGYKVRFGELSERAYTAIWQQVCEAEGLDFASDVVRYTVEHLHRLRDVPLLACHPRDLIGLVVDRCRYEGRTPELSPEAVEAAWDNYFVTGESRGMTHD, encoded by the coding sequence ATGTCGTATTCCCCGCAAACCGTCGAGACCCTCGAGAATAGCAGTATGGAAACCACCGCGAAGCGGCCCCGTTCACTGCAGGAGACCGGCCTAAAAGAGGAGTTGCTCCTCTCACTGCTCTTGAAACAGATCCTGAAAATGGGGCCCACCGATCTGGCGGATCTGGTTCGGGAAGTCGCGCTACCAGGGGTGGTGCTCGAGCCGCTCATCCACTATCTGAGGCGTGAGGCACAGCTGGAGGTGCGTAGTAGCACAGACGGCGGGGTGCGCTACGGACTCACCGAGCGGGGCCGCACGGCGGCGCTCGATGCCGTGATGCGCGACGGCTATACCGGACCGGCCCCGGTGCCTCTCGAGGCCTATCTGAACATCGTCGGATGGCAGTCGAGTTCGCGTCGCCAGATCACGGCGGAGCAGCTGCGCAGCAAGTTCTCCGACATCGTAATCGAACAGCACATCCTGGATCGTCTCGGTCCCGCTCTGCACTCGGGGCGCTCCATGATGGTCTACGGTTCACCAGGTTCCGGGAAAAGCTTCATCTCCCGGTGCCTCGGACGGGTACTCGACGATCCCGTGCTGGTTCCCTATGCAGTGCAGGCCGGAGGGATCACCGTACGTGTCTTCGATCCCGAGTACCACCGGCCCCGGCTGGAGGCGAATGCCCGCGAAGCACGCATCGACTCCGGTCATGACCCCCGCTACCGGCTTTGCGACCGTCCTGTGGTATCGGCCGGCGGCGAACTGACGCTGGAGATGCTGGAGCTGCACTACGATCCGGCCTCCTGCGAGTATCGGGCACCGCTGCAGATGCGTGCTAATAACGGCCTGCTGATCATCGACGACCTGGGCCGGCAGCGGGTGCCGCCGGAGGCGATTCTCAATCGCTGGATCGTCCCCATGGAGGAGGGATCCGACTACCTGCACAGCCACGGCGGTGCCCAGTTTGTGGTGCCTTTTGACGTGATCCTGCTGTTTTCGACCAACTACCCGCCGACCGAACTGGCCGACGAAGCCTTCCTGCGGCGGATCGGTTACAAGGTCCGCTTCGGGGAACTCAGCGAACGGGCCTACACCGCAATCTGGCAGCAGGTGTGCGAAGCCGAGGGCCTCGACTTCGCTTCCGATGTGGTCCGCTACACGGTTGAACATCTCCACCGTTTGCGGGATGTGCCGCTCCTCGCCTGCCATCCGCGCGATCTGATCGGACTGGTGGTCGATCGCTGCCGCTATGAAGGAAGGACACCCGAACTTTCCCCGGAAGCCGTCGAGGCCGCCTGGGACAACTACTTTGTGACTGGTGAATCGAGAGGAATGACACATGATTAA
- a CDS encoding A24 family peptidase — MLIGEIIALSGLLGLAVIEDVKHHRISNRLCVTILLTGLLFGLWSGTSVALTERLGGVAIGFAALLPFYALSAMGAGDVKLMAAVGSYLGMAALPAVVLTLVFGGLLAIAVYVVERYVPLPGALANALIVRESGRLHFPYALAIAAGSAGALWIGVM, encoded by the coding sequence ATGCTGATCGGCGAAATCATTGCTCTTTCGGGACTGCTCGGTCTGGCGGTGATCGAGGATGTGAAGCACCACCGGATCTCCAACCGGCTGTGCGTGACGATCCTGCTGACCGGGCTGCTGTTCGGACTCTGGAGCGGTACATCTGTGGCACTGACGGAGCGACTCGGCGGAGTGGCCATCGGCTTCGCGGCGCTGCTGCCCTTCTATGCGCTGTCGGCGATGGGCGCCGGGGACGTGAAGCTGATGGCGGCGGTCGGCAGCTATCTCGGCATGGCGGCACTCCCTGCGGTGGTGTTGACCCTTGTCTTTGGTGGCCTACTGGCTATCGCCGTCTATGTGGTCGAGCGCTATGTGCCGCTCCCCGGGGCATTGGCGAACGCCTTGATCGTGAGGGAGTCGGGACGGCTGCATTTCCCTTATGCACTGGCGATTGCCGCCGGCAGTGCGGGTGCACTCTGGATAGGGGTGATGTGA
- a CDS encoding Flp family type IVb pilin has protein sequence MKGIFEKVKGFIDDESGLTIVEYAVAGGLITVGAIAAFSALGVTVAGVIETIDTTLTANQPAAG, from the coding sequence ATGAAAGGTATCTTCGAGAAGGTAAAGGGATTCATCGATGACGAGAGCGGGCTGACCATCGTCGAGTACGCGGTGGCGGGTGGACTGATTACGGTGGGCGCTATTGCTGCATTTTCAGCTCTTGGCGTTACCGTCGCCGGTGTAATTGAAACTATCGATACCACTCTTACGGCGAATCAACCGGCCGCCGGTTAA
- a CDS encoding helix-turn-helix domain-containing protein: MEQPRVLLVDLRQYALPPSLQYLLEENCRLRTVLWTEDIEVEVKEHTPCGIFFEFDFPDLPRLALLQKIRWMVPKIPAVMCTEEHSEALAVWALRSRVWDYFVKPVDPGQIDQTIDSLERMARGKPEGDGRVPILPAISMPLEARFRPDSRPPVGMARVADFIDRHLSRPISQKEAARLCDMNPSQFSRSFKKAFGMTFQAYLMERRLEKARRLLHNRSASVTDVCWAIGLRDISYFSRLFKRQFGTSPSEFQRAWRAECSGQVNP, encoded by the coding sequence ATGGAACAGCCGAGAGTACTCCTTGTCGATTTGCGTCAGTATGCATTACCCCCTTCGCTTCAGTATTTGCTGGAAGAGAACTGTCGCCTGCGAACCGTGCTTTGGACGGAGGATATCGAAGTGGAGGTGAAGGAGCACACCCCCTGCGGTATCTTCTTCGAGTTCGATTTTCCGGACCTTCCGCGTCTGGCGCTGCTGCAAAAAATACGCTGGATGGTTCCGAAGATCCCCGCGGTGATGTGCACCGAGGAGCATTCCGAGGCGCTGGCGGTCTGGGCGCTGCGTTCACGGGTATGGGACTACTTCGTCAAACCGGTCGACCCGGGCCAGATCGACCAGACCATCGACTCACTGGAGCGCATGGCCAGGGGTAAGCCGGAAGGCGATGGGCGGGTCCCGATACTGCCGGCCATCAGCATGCCCCTGGAGGCTCGTTTTCGGCCGGACTCAAGGCCTCCTGTCGGGATGGCGCGGGTGGCCGATTTCATCGATCGTCATCTGTCGCGGCCCATCAGCCAAAAAGAGGCGGCGAGGCTCTGCGACATGAATCCTTCACAGTTCAGCCGCAGTTTCAAGAAGGCCTTCGGGATGACCTTCCAGGCCTACTTGATGGAGCGACGGCTGGAAAAAGCACGGCGCCTGCTGCATAACCGAAGCGCCTCGGTCACCGACGTCTGCTGGGCGATAGGGTTGCGGGATATCTCCTATTTCAGTCGTCTCTTCAAGCGCCAGTTCGGAACCTCTCCCTCGGAGTTCCAGCGGGCATGGCGGGCGGAGTGCTCCGGACAGGTGAACCCGTGA